DNA sequence from the Nitrospinota bacterium genome:
TAGAGCGGCAACACCGCCCCGCCCGGAAAGCCGAAAATGGTATCCACCCCTTCGGCGATAAGGCTTTCCACAACAATTTGCGCGCCTTTAAGTTTCATATCATTACCTCACTTGTGCTGAATTTAAAATGATAGTCGGTTTCTTAATGCGGAGTCAATAAATCGGCGTTTTTTCGGGGTCGCCCCCGACGACACTACGAATGGCGGTTTTGATGCAAAACCGGATGGCGATGGCCGATAAAGCGGATGAACGTGCCGCTCGCGCGGTTGCCGGAATGGCTCCGGCGGGCAAGGTCACGTCACGCTTGAAGGTGAACTATTGCCGTACTCCTTAAATTTAGAAAAAATTGTAACATACCCCGCCGTTTTGGCAAAATCGCGGTTACGGGAAGAATTTACAAGAGCACTTTCACCACGATCTTGCGGACGGCGGCGGGGACGGCGCCGGCACAGCCCGGTTTGTGGGCGTCCCCCGGATAGAACACCGCGAAAAGGCCCGGGCGCATGGTCAGCGGCGTGGCGCCGGGAACATCACGGTAAAAAGCGATATCGTTTTCCTCCACATATGGCGTGTCGATCACCAACCCGGCAGCGGGAAGCCACTCGATAATCTCCTCCCCCTCGATCACCGCCTGGATATCGGCGTAACGGAGATGGGTTTCGGGGCGTTTCCCGGCGGCGGGGGCGGTTTCATACCGTTGCACCATCGCGTAACAGGCGTCGCCATCCAAATCATGGCGGCCGTCGGCGATCCCTTCCGCCAGCGCCTTTTCGATGAAAGCGATCCCCCGCCGGAACAGTGAATTGTTGGAAAAATAACGGGAGGCGTTTTGCGGCGTGTCGAATATCATGCCGCGAATATTACTATGCGGACGGCGGATACACAATTTTGGGATTTTGGGGCCGCGCGGCGCGGGCTTTCTTTATCATCGCCTTCTCATGCGGCCCACGCCCTGTAGAACGCGAAATAGGCGTCCAGCAGCTTCGCGTGCTCCGCGTCCATATCGATAAACTGGACGGCATATTCAGATTTGCCGCCAAGGCGATTCACCCGCATCAGACGCATTTTCAGCCGGTCTATAAAACCAATCCCGCCGAGATGGAAACTCATCGACAGTTCATCGCCCGGCCCGGCTTGCAGCGAATCGCCGGTGACGAATCGGAGCCCCCCTTTGCCGAGGTTGACAATTACGCCGGTTCCCGGCGTGGCGGCCTGGTTTTTGGCGTGGTGAACGGCCGCCAAAAGCTGGCACTGAATCCGTTCCTCACCCCGCAGCGAGTGGGCGATCACATCGTCCTGAAAGGGAAAATAACAGAGATCGGTCTTTTTCAGGAATTCCTTGTAGGTGACGGCCATGCCATATATCGTCCCCCTGTTTTCCACGCGGATGACGGCCCCCTGCCCGGGCGAAAGCGGTGGAAGCTGACCTTGCGGTTT
Encoded proteins:
- a CDS encoding YhcH/YjgK/YiaL family protein; this encodes MIFDTPQNASRYFSNNSLFRRGIAFIEKALAEGIADGRHDLDGDACYAMVQRYETAPAAGKRPETHLRYADIQAVIEGEEIIEWLPAAGLVIDTPYVEENDIAFYRDVPGATPLTMRPGLFAVFYPGDAHKPGCAGAVPAAVRKIVVKVLL